A genomic stretch from Anoplopoma fimbria isolate UVic2021 breed Golden Eagle Sablefish chromosome 8, Afim_UVic_2022, whole genome shotgun sequence includes:
- the LOC129094672 gene encoding E3 ubiquitin-protein ligase RNF14-like, producing the protein MNADMEEQEDELLALNSIFDSEEFVRDESKSAGEIRVSVELPADFTVTLKEGETLRQYEISFLPPLLLTFELPEDYPSSSAPSFSLTCSWLTHTQLSALSAQLTDLYQATGGAVVLFSWVQFLKEDALRFVDIHTLLELPSDEHSTQYDSQDAEPKNNQDAPGCAVLNLCKPDLTAPSLEVEHPIVVLADGQDPSTSDWSSKDSRDAEQTLQTSEFKADHQNDLSSLAGKSKHLPFDPSDQSNGDVSASVLLPPGSSEPLDQSDQGAASLPIHPRESPQNADQMRSDLSLTPSQTLLSQLLIYNAAQTEKAFSLTVFDCGVCFAGLLGSDCFQLPECGHIFCKACLTKFCTLLITEGNVKGVTCPEADCSATPTPSQVKCLVGDELFSRYDRLLLQSTLDCMADVVYCPRIVCGSAVIVEKSSTAAQCSVCSFAFCVKCRKTYHGTDTCLEKGTTKIKAAQQANADLPQSQKGLMALWDDYASSSKQRQHLLENRYGRSVMLGDLEETLSEDWKELNSKYCPHCFCKIQKNGGCNTMTCTRCRQMFCWRCLTRLPTFRAGRHFEDGACSLYS; encoded by the exons ATGAATGCGGAcatggaggagcaggaagacGAACTGCTCGCTCTCAATAGTATTTTTGATTCCGAAGAGTTCGTCCGAGATGAGTCGAAGTCCGCCGGAGAGATCCGAGTGTCTGTTGAGCTCCCTGCAGACTTCACAGTGACTCTGAAAGAAG GTGAAACGCTGAGGCAGTATGAGATATCATTCCTTCCACCTTTGCTTCTGACCTTTGAACTACCTGAGGACTACCCATCCTCCTCcgctccctccttctctctcacctgcagctggctgacacacacacag CTCTCTGCCCTGAGTGCTCAGCTCACAGATCTCTACCAGGCCACGGGCGGCGCTGTGGTGCTCTTCTCCTGGGTACAGTTTCTGAAAGAAGATGCCCTCAGGTTCGTGGACATCCATACTCTGCTGGAGCTCCCCTCGGATGAACACAGCACCCAGTACGATAGCCAGGATGCTGAACCAAAGAATAATCAAGACGCCCCGGGTTGTGCCGTCTTAAATCTTTGTAAACCAGACCTTACCGCACCATCGTTGGAAGTTGAGCATCCGATAGTGGTCCTTGCTGATGGCCAAGATCCTTCAACCTCAGACTGGAGCAGCAAAGACTCAAGGGATGCTGAGCAGACCCTCCAAACCTCAGAATTTAAGGCCGACCACCAGAATGATCTGTCCTCACTGGCAGGCAAATCAAAGCATCTTCCATTTGATCCGTCAGATCAAAGCAATGGGGATGTGTCAGCCTCAGTGTTACTTCCCCCTGGCTCCTCAGAACCACTGGATCAAAGTGACCAAGGAGCTGCTTCTCTGCCAATCCACCCAAGAGAATCCCCTCAGAATGCAGACCAAATGCGCTCTGATCTTTCGCTTACTCCGTCACAAACTCTCCTGTCCCAGCTCTTGATCTATAATGCGGCTCAGACAGAGAAAGCGTTTTCACTCACGGTGTTTGACTGCGGTGTGTGTTTTGCTGGCTTGCTCGGTTCAGACTGTTTCCAGTTGCCCGAGTGCGGCCACATCTTCTGCAAGGCCTGTCTCACCAAGTTCTGCACGCTCCTGATAACAGAGGGCAACGTCAAGGGTGTCACCTGTCCTGAGGCCGACTGCTCTGCCACCCCAACACCTTCACAG GTGAAGTGTCTGGTAGGAGACGAGCTGTTCAGCCGCTATGATCGTCTCCTGCTACAATCTACTCTGGACTGCATGGCTG ATGTGGTGTACTGTCCTCGAATTGTTTGTGGTTCGGCCGTCATTGTGGAGAAATCCAGCACAGCAGCCCAGTGCAGTGTTTGCAGCTTTGCCTTCTGTGTCAAATGCAGGAAGACCTACCATGGAACAGATACGTGTCTGGAAAAGGggacaacaaaaataaaggcAGCACAGCAAGCCAATGCAGACCTGCCACAGTCCCAAA aGGGGTTGATGGCTCTGTGGGACGACTATGCCAGTAGCAGTAAGCAGAGGCAGCACCTCCTGGAGAACAGGTACGGGCGAAGTGTAATGCTGGGCGATCTGGAGGAGACTCTGAGTGAGGACTGGAAGGAGCTCAACAGCAAGTACTGTCCTCACTGCTTCTGTAAAATACAG AAGAACGGAGGATGTAACACAATGACTTGCACTCGGTGCAGACAGATGTTCTGCTGGAGGTGCCTCACCAGACTGCCGACTTTTCGTGCAGGCAGGCACTTTGAGGACGGTGCCTGCTCTCTCTACTCATAG